A window of Exiguobacterium sp. FSL W8-0210 genomic DNA:
GTTCTTGAGCTCGTGAAGCAACGGGTCATTGATTGTGAACAGATGACCGATGATATCCTATTGCGGAGCATGGTGAAGGAGGAGAGTCAGATTGGCGTATGAACAAATCATTGAGAGCCTGTTATTCGTCGTCGGAGACGATGGGATCGATCCACGTGGTCTCAGTCAAGCGTTAGAAATCAGTGAAGCGGCAGCGCGTGAACAGTTGCTGGCTCTTCAAACGACATTCGAAACAGAGCAGCGTGTGTTGCAAATTGTGGAGTCGGGTGGTGTCTTTAAGATGGTGACACGAAAAGAAATGTCGCCATATATTCAGGCATATGCCGGTTCGCTCGCAGAAGATTCCTTGTCTCGAGCAGCGATGGAGACACTCGTCATCATCGCATACAAACAACCCGTCACACGTGCTGACATCGAAGTCGTTCGTGGTGTGAAGACGGAGCGTGTCATCCATACGTTAAGTGCAAAAGGTTTGATTGAAGAGGCGGGACGCGCTAAAGGCGTCGGTCGCGCGAAATTGTATAAAACGACGGATCATTTCCTGGACCATTTTGGTTTGAACAGTATTGAAGAGTTGCCGCCACTCGAGTTCGAAGAAACGTTCGAATCGGATGGAGATCTCTTCTTCCGGAATGATCCTTCATTAGAGGAGAGAGTGAATTAATGGAACGGTTACAAAAAATCATCGCACAAGCAGGTGTCGCTTCGCGGCGTAAAGCAGAGGAATTGATCACAGCAGGTCGTGTCAAGGTCAACGGGAAAGTCATCACGGAACTTGGAACGAAAGTCGGAGCACGTGCCGAAGTCGAAGTCGACGGTGTGAAGCTTGAGCGTGAAGAGCACGTTTACTACATGCTCTATAAACCAACAGGTGTCGTTTCGACGGTTGAAGACGATAAAGGACGTAAGACGGTCGTCGATCTCGTACCACCGGGGCACCGTGTCTTCCCAGTCGGTCGACTCGACTACAATACAAGCGGTCTTCTGTTAATGACGAATGACGGTGAATTCTCGAACCTCTTGCTTCACCCAAAATATAAGGTACCGAAGCGTTACATCGTCAAAATCAAAGGTGTACCAGAATACTTCCACGTCAAAGGTCTTGAAAAAGGCGTCGTCTTACCGGATGGTTTCAAGACAGGTAAAGCCCATGTCGAGATGCGCGATATCGATAAGAAGAAAAATACAGCGATTCTTGAAATGGTCATCTA
This region includes:
- a CDS encoding pseudouridine synthase; the protein is MERLQKIIAQAGVASRRKAEELITAGRVKVNGKVITELGTKVGARAEVEVDGVKLEREEHVYYMLYKPTGVVSTVEDDKGRKTVVDLVPPGHRVFPVGRLDYNTSGLLLMTNDGEFSNLLLHPKYKVPKRYIVKIKGVPEYFHVKGLEKGVVLPDGFKTGKAHVEMRDIDKKKNTAILEMVIYEGHNRQVRQMVETLGSEVLKLKREQFGFLTLAGLTSGEWRELSKKEVNQLRELADPAAPPTKRRKNTKKR
- the scpB gene encoding SMC-Scp complex subunit ScpB codes for the protein MAYEQIIESLLFVVGDDGIDPRGLSQALEISEAAAREQLLALQTTFETEQRVLQIVESGGVFKMVTRKEMSPYIQAYAGSLAEDSLSRAAMETLVIIAYKQPVTRADIEVVRGVKTERVIHTLSAKGLIEEAGRAKGVGRAKLYKTTDHFLDHFGLNSIEELPPLEFEETFESDGDLFFRNDPSLEERVN